The Tursiops truncatus isolate mTurTru1 chromosome 6, mTurTru1.mat.Y, whole genome shotgun sequence genome includes a window with the following:
- the DIPK1B gene encoding divergent protein kinase domain 1B isoform X7 produces MRRLRRLAHLVLFCPFSKGLQCDQYRKGIISGSICQDLCHLHQVEWRTCLSSVPGQQGKEVTIKCGIEESLDSKAGADAAPRRELVLFDKPTRGTSIKEFQEMTLSFLKANLGDLPSLPALAAQVLLMADFNKDHRVSLAEAKSVWALLQRNEFLLLLSLQEKEHASRLLGYCGDLYLTEGVPHSSWPGAVLPPLLRPLLPPALHGALQQWLGPAWPRRAKIAVGLLEFVEELFHGAYGTFYMCETTLANVGYTATYDFRMADLQQVAPEATVRRFLRGRHCEHSSDCTYGRDCRAPCDTLLRQCKGDLVQPNLAKVCELLQDYLLPGAPAGLRAALGKQLRTCTTLSGLASQVEAHHSLVLSHLKTLLWKEISNTKYT; encoded by the exons ATGCGGCGGCTGCGGCGCCTGGCGCACCTGGTGCTCTTCTGCCCCTTCTCCAAGGGCCTGCAG TGTGACCAGTACCGCAAGGGCATCATCTCGGGCTCCATCTGCCAGGACCTGTGCCATCTGCACCAGGTGGAGTGGAGGACCTGCCTCTCCTCTGTCCCGGGCCAGCAG GGCAAGGAGGTGACCATCAAGTGTGGCATCGAGGAGAGCCTGGACTCGAAGGCGGGGGCAGACGCGGCCCCCCGGCGGGAGCTGGTCCTCTTTGACAAGCCCACCCGCGGCACCTCGATTAAGGAGTTCCAGGAGATGACCCTCAGCTTTCTCAAG GCAAACCTGGGAGACCTGCCCTCTCTGCCCGCGCTGGCCGCACAGGTCCTGCTCATGGCCGACTTCAACAAGGACCACAGGGTGTCCCTGGCCGAGGCCAAGTCAGTGTGGGCCCTGCTGCAGCGGAATGAGTTCTTGCTGCTGCTGTCCCTGCAGGAGAAGGAGCACGCCTCCCGGCTGCTGGGCTACTGCGGGGACCTGTACCTCACCGAGGGGGTCCCGCACAGCTCCTGGCCCGGGGCCGTGCTCCCGCCCCTGCTGCGCCCGCTGCTGCCACCCGCCCTGCACGGCGCCCTGCAGCAGTGGCTGGGGCCCGCGTGGCCCCGGCGCGCCAAGATTGCCGTCGGCCTGCTGGAGTTCGTGGAGGAGCTGTTCCACGGCGCCTACGGGACCTTCTACATGTGCGAGACCACGCTAGCCAACGTGGGCTACACAGCCACGTACGACTTCAGGATGGCTGACCTGCAGCAGGTGGCGCCTGAGGCCACCGTGCGCCGCTTCCTGCGGGGCCGCCACTGCGAGCACAGCTCGGACTGCACCTACGGGCGCGACTGCAGGGCGCCCTGCGACACGCTCCTGCGGCAGTGCAAGGGCGACCTGGTGCAGCCCAACCTGGCCAAGGTGTGCGAGCTGCTGCAGGACTACCTGCTGCCCGGCGCCCCCGCCGGCCTGCGCGCCGCGCTGGGCAAGCAGCTGCGCACATGCACCACGCTGAGCGGGCTGGCCAGCCAGGTGGAGGCGCACCATTCGCTGGTGCTCAGCCACCTCAAGACCCTGCTCTGGAAGGAGATCTCCAACACCAAGTACACCTGA
- the DIPK1B gene encoding divergent protein kinase domain 1B isoform X4, whose protein sequence is MIQATPTTSVPSRTPAPGRKETALIRAQATVFPSVEKGGSQGRLPGLRVKYVFLVWLGVFAGSWLAYVHYSSYAELCRGHICQVVICDQYRKGIISGSICQDLCHLHQVEWRTCLSSVPGQQGKEVTIKCGIEESLDSKAGADAAPRRELVLFDKPTRGTSIKEFQEMTLSFLKANLGDLPSLPALAAQVLLMADFNKDHRVSLAEAKSVWALLQRNEFLLLLSLQEKEHASRLLGYCGDLYLTEGVPHSSWPGAVLPPLLRPLLPPALHGALQQWLGPAWPRRAKIAVGLLEFVEELFHGAYGTFYMCETTLANVGYTATYDFRMADLQQVAPEATVRRFLRGRHCEHSSDCTYGRDCRAPCDTLLRQCKGDLVQPNLAKVCELLQDYLLPGAPAGLRAALGKQLRTCTTLSGLASQVEAHHSLVLSHLKTLLWKEISNTKYT, encoded by the exons ATGATCCAGGCCACACCTACGACCTCAGTGCCCTCCAGGACCCCAGCCCCTGGGCGGAAGGAGACAGCCCTGATCAGAGCCCAGGCCACCGTGTTCCCCTCTGTGGAGAAGGGTGGGAGCCAG GGCCGGCTCCCGGGCCTCAGGGTCAAGTACGTCTTCCTGGTCTGGCTGGGCGTCTTCGCGGGCAGCTGGCTGGCCTACGTTCACTACTCGTCCTACGCTGAGCTCTGCCGCGGGCATATCTGCCAGGTGGTCATC TGTGACCAGTACCGCAAGGGCATCATCTCGGGCTCCATCTGCCAGGACCTGTGCCATCTGCACCAGGTGGAGTGGAGGACCTGCCTCTCCTCTGTCCCGGGCCAGCAG GGCAAGGAGGTGACCATCAAGTGTGGCATCGAGGAGAGCCTGGACTCGAAGGCGGGGGCAGACGCGGCCCCCCGGCGGGAGCTGGTCCTCTTTGACAAGCCCACCCGCGGCACCTCGATTAAGGAGTTCCAGGAGATGACCCTCAGCTTTCTCAAG GCAAACCTGGGAGACCTGCCCTCTCTGCCCGCGCTGGCCGCACAGGTCCTGCTCATGGCCGACTTCAACAAGGACCACAGGGTGTCCCTGGCCGAGGCCAAGTCAGTGTGGGCCCTGCTGCAGCGGAATGAGTTCTTGCTGCTGCTGTCCCTGCAGGAGAAGGAGCACGCCTCCCGGCTGCTGGGCTACTGCGGGGACCTGTACCTCACCGAGGGGGTCCCGCACAGCTCCTGGCCCGGGGCCGTGCTCCCGCCCCTGCTGCGCCCGCTGCTGCCACCCGCCCTGCACGGCGCCCTGCAGCAGTGGCTGGGGCCCGCGTGGCCCCGGCGCGCCAAGATTGCCGTCGGCCTGCTGGAGTTCGTGGAGGAGCTGTTCCACGGCGCCTACGGGACCTTCTACATGTGCGAGACCACGCTAGCCAACGTGGGCTACACAGCCACGTACGACTTCAGGATGGCTGACCTGCAGCAGGTGGCGCCTGAGGCCACCGTGCGCCGCTTCCTGCGGGGCCGCCACTGCGAGCACAGCTCGGACTGCACCTACGGGCGCGACTGCAGGGCGCCCTGCGACACGCTCCTGCGGCAGTGCAAGGGCGACCTGGTGCAGCCCAACCTGGCCAAGGTGTGCGAGCTGCTGCAGGACTACCTGCTGCCCGGCGCCCCCGCCGGCCTGCGCGCCGCGCTGGGCAAGCAGCTGCGCACATGCACCACGCTGAGCGGGCTGGCCAGCCAGGTGGAGGCGCACCATTCGCTGGTGCTCAGCCACCTCAAGACCCTGCTCTGGAAGGAGATCTCCAACACCAAGTACACCTGA
- the DIPK1B gene encoding divergent protein kinase domain 1B isoform X6: MRRLRRLAHLVLFCPFSKGLQCDQYRKGIISGSICQDLCHLHQVEWRTCLSSVPGQQVYSGLWQGKEVTIKCGIEESLDSKAGADAAPRRELVLFDKPTRGTSIKEFQEMTLSFLKANLGDLPSLPALAAQVLLMADFNKDHRVSLAEAKSVWALLQRNEFLLLLSLQEKEHASRLLGYCGDLYLTEGVPHSSWPGAVLPPLLRPLLPPALHGALQQWLGPAWPRRAKIAVGLLEFVEELFHGAYGTFYMCETTLANVGYTATYDFRMADLQQVAPEATVRRFLRGRHCEHSSDCTYGRDCRAPCDTLLRQCKGDLVQPNLAKVCELLQDYLLPGAPAGLRAALGKQLRTCTTLSGLASQVEAHHSLVLSHLKTLLWKEISNTKYT; this comes from the exons ATGCGGCGGCTGCGGCGCCTGGCGCACCTGGTGCTCTTCTGCCCCTTCTCCAAGGGCCTGCAG TGTGACCAGTACCGCAAGGGCATCATCTCGGGCTCCATCTGCCAGGACCTGTGCCATCTGCACCAGGTGGAGTGGAGGACCTGCCTCTCCTCTGTCCCGGGCCAGCAG GTGTACAGCGGGCTCTGGCAGGGCAAGGAGGTGACCATCAAGTGTGGCATCGAGGAGAGCCTGGACTCGAAGGCGGGGGCAGACGCGGCCCCCCGGCGGGAGCTGGTCCTCTTTGACAAGCCCACCCGCGGCACCTCGATTAAGGAGTTCCAGGAGATGACCCTCAGCTTTCTCAAG GCAAACCTGGGAGACCTGCCCTCTCTGCCCGCGCTGGCCGCACAGGTCCTGCTCATGGCCGACTTCAACAAGGACCACAGGGTGTCCCTGGCCGAGGCCAAGTCAGTGTGGGCCCTGCTGCAGCGGAATGAGTTCTTGCTGCTGCTGTCCCTGCAGGAGAAGGAGCACGCCTCCCGGCTGCTGGGCTACTGCGGGGACCTGTACCTCACCGAGGGGGTCCCGCACAGCTCCTGGCCCGGGGCCGTGCTCCCGCCCCTGCTGCGCCCGCTGCTGCCACCCGCCCTGCACGGCGCCCTGCAGCAGTGGCTGGGGCCCGCGTGGCCCCGGCGCGCCAAGATTGCCGTCGGCCTGCTGGAGTTCGTGGAGGAGCTGTTCCACGGCGCCTACGGGACCTTCTACATGTGCGAGACCACGCTAGCCAACGTGGGCTACACAGCCACGTACGACTTCAGGATGGCTGACCTGCAGCAGGTGGCGCCTGAGGCCACCGTGCGCCGCTTCCTGCGGGGCCGCCACTGCGAGCACAGCTCGGACTGCACCTACGGGCGCGACTGCAGGGCGCCCTGCGACACGCTCCTGCGGCAGTGCAAGGGCGACCTGGTGCAGCCCAACCTGGCCAAGGTGTGCGAGCTGCTGCAGGACTACCTGCTGCCCGGCGCCCCCGCCGGCCTGCGCGCCGCGCTGGGCAAGCAGCTGCGCACATGCACCACGCTGAGCGGGCTGGCCAGCCAGGTGGAGGCGCACCATTCGCTGGTGCTCAGCCACCTCAAGACCCTGCTCTGGAAGGAGATCTCCAACACCAAGTACACCTGA
- the DIPK1B gene encoding divergent protein kinase domain 1B isoform X5, whose amino-acid sequence MRRLRRLAHLVLFCPFSKGLQGRLPGLRVKYVFLVWLGVFAGSWLAYVHYSSYAELCRGHICQVVICDQYRKGIISGSICQDLCHLHQVEWRTCLSSVPGQQVYSGLWQGKEVTIKCGIEESLDSKAGADAAPRRELVLFDKPTRGTSIKEFQEMTLSFLKANLGDLPSLPALAAQVLLMADFNKDHRVSLAEAKSVWALLQRNEFLLLLSLQEKEHASRLLGYCGDLYLTEGVPHSSWPGAVLPPLLRPLLPPALHGALQQWLGPAWPRRAKIAVGLLEFVEELFHGAYGTFYMCETTLANVGYTATYDFRMADLQQVAPEATVRRFLRGRHCEHSSDCTYGRDCRAPCDTLLRQCKGDLVQPNLAKVCELLQDYLLPGAPAGLRAALGKQLRTCTTLSGLASQVEAHHSLVLSHLKTLLWKEISNTKYT is encoded by the exons ATGCGGCGGCTGCGGCGCCTGGCGCACCTGGTGCTCTTCTGCCCCTTCTCCAAGGGCCTGCAG GGCCGGCTCCCGGGCCTCAGGGTCAAGTACGTCTTCCTGGTCTGGCTGGGCGTCTTCGCGGGCAGCTGGCTGGCCTACGTTCACTACTCGTCCTACGCTGAGCTCTGCCGCGGGCATATCTGCCAGGTGGTCATC TGTGACCAGTACCGCAAGGGCATCATCTCGGGCTCCATCTGCCAGGACCTGTGCCATCTGCACCAGGTGGAGTGGAGGACCTGCCTCTCCTCTGTCCCGGGCCAGCAG GTGTACAGCGGGCTCTGGCAGGGCAAGGAGGTGACCATCAAGTGTGGCATCGAGGAGAGCCTGGACTCGAAGGCGGGGGCAGACGCGGCCCCCCGGCGGGAGCTGGTCCTCTTTGACAAGCCCACCCGCGGCACCTCGATTAAGGAGTTCCAGGAGATGACCCTCAGCTTTCTCAAG GCAAACCTGGGAGACCTGCCCTCTCTGCCCGCGCTGGCCGCACAGGTCCTGCTCATGGCCGACTTCAACAAGGACCACAGGGTGTCCCTGGCCGAGGCCAAGTCAGTGTGGGCCCTGCTGCAGCGGAATGAGTTCTTGCTGCTGCTGTCCCTGCAGGAGAAGGAGCACGCCTCCCGGCTGCTGGGCTACTGCGGGGACCTGTACCTCACCGAGGGGGTCCCGCACAGCTCCTGGCCCGGGGCCGTGCTCCCGCCCCTGCTGCGCCCGCTGCTGCCACCCGCCCTGCACGGCGCCCTGCAGCAGTGGCTGGGGCCCGCGTGGCCCCGGCGCGCCAAGATTGCCGTCGGCCTGCTGGAGTTCGTGGAGGAGCTGTTCCACGGCGCCTACGGGACCTTCTACATGTGCGAGACCACGCTAGCCAACGTGGGCTACACAGCCACGTACGACTTCAGGATGGCTGACCTGCAGCAGGTGGCGCCTGAGGCCACCGTGCGCCGCTTCCTGCGGGGCCGCCACTGCGAGCACAGCTCGGACTGCACCTACGGGCGCGACTGCAGGGCGCCCTGCGACACGCTCCTGCGGCAGTGCAAGGGCGACCTGGTGCAGCCCAACCTGGCCAAGGTGTGCGAGCTGCTGCAGGACTACCTGCTGCCCGGCGCCCCCGCCGGCCTGCGCGCCGCGCTGGGCAAGCAGCTGCGCACATGCACCACGCTGAGCGGGCTGGCCAGCCAGGTGGAGGCGCACCATTCGCTGGTGCTCAGCCACCTCAAGACCCTGCTCTGGAAGGAGATCTCCAACACCAAGTACACCTGA
- the DIPK1B gene encoding divergent protein kinase domain 1B isoform X1: MAALLLLSQSQKQLRGPSGARATAPPVTVPSRDDGPACDNPAAQGCGLGARAGGASAPSPFSPGRGAGRGAVGWRRGRSHLPPAPRLAAAPPALPPSLPPSSPLPPPPPPSLPAARPRTATLAATRPLPPLLPAPTPRASPPRPLPAPPLRARPPGRQRRALRRGRGAGRRRGGRCGPARGAEAEPNRAEPGRCTARAHHAAAAAPGAPGALLPLLQGPAGIHPPTRSRRHDSPPPPAGTGLTPSPPASPAQCDQYRKGIISGSICQDLCHLHQVEWRTCLSSVPGQQVYSGLWQGKEVTIKCGIEESLDSKAGADAAPRRELVLFDKPTRGTSIKEFQEMTLSFLKANLGDLPSLPALAAQVLLMADFNKDHRVSLAEAKSVWALLQRNEFLLLLSLQEKEHASRLLGYCGDLYLTEGVPHSSWPGAVLPPLLRPLLPPALHGALQQWLGPAWPRRAKIAVGLLEFVEELFHGAYGTFYMCETTLANVGYTATYDFRMADLQQVAPEATVRRFLRGRHCEHSSDCTYGRDCRAPCDTLLRQCKGDLVQPNLAKVCELLQDYLLPGAPAGLRAALGKQLRTCTTLSGLASQVEAHHSLVLSHLKTLLWKEISNTKYT, translated from the exons ATGGCAGCTCTGCTCTTGCTCTCCCAAAGCCAGAAGCAACTCCGAGGGCCTTCAG GGGCCCGCGCGACAGCCCCGCCCGTGACAGTCCCCTCCCGTGACGACGGCCCCGCCTGTGACAACCCCGCCGCTCAAGGGTGCGGGCTGGGGGCGCGGGCGGGCGGGGCCTCGGCgccctcccctttctctccagggcggggcgcggggaggggggcggtgggGTGGAGGCGGGGCCGCAGTCACCTCCCACCAGCACCGCGGCTCGCCGCCGCGCCCccggccctccctccctccctccctccctcctcccccctcccccctcctccccctccctccctccccgccgcgcGCCCCCGCACCGCCACCCTCGCGGCCACGCGCCCTCTCCCgcctctgctccctgcccccaccccgcgCGCGTCCCCGCCGCGCCCCCTCCCCGCGCCTCCCCTCCGCGCGCGCCCGCCCGGCCGTCAGAGGCGAGCGCTCCGGCGCGGACGCGGGGCGGGGAGGAGGCGCGGCGGCCGTTGCGGGCCGGCCCGCGGGGCTGAGGCCGAGCCGAACCGAGCCGAGCCGGGCCGGTGCACGGCCCGCGCCCACCATGCGGCGGCTGCGGCGCCTGGCGCACCTGGTGCTCTTCTGCCCCTTCTCCAAGGGCCTGCAG GAATTCACCCCCCCACTCGATCCAGACGCCAcgactcccccccaccccctgcagggaCGGGCCTGACTCCATCCCCTCCGGCCTCACCTGCTCAG TGTGACCAGTACCGCAAGGGCATCATCTCGGGCTCCATCTGCCAGGACCTGTGCCATCTGCACCAGGTGGAGTGGAGGACCTGCCTCTCCTCTGTCCCGGGCCAGCAG GTGTACAGCGGGCTCTGGCAGGGCAAGGAGGTGACCATCAAGTGTGGCATCGAGGAGAGCCTGGACTCGAAGGCGGGGGCAGACGCGGCCCCCCGGCGGGAGCTGGTCCTCTTTGACAAGCCCACCCGCGGCACCTCGATTAAGGAGTTCCAGGAGATGACCCTCAGCTTTCTCAAG GCAAACCTGGGAGACCTGCCCTCTCTGCCCGCGCTGGCCGCACAGGTCCTGCTCATGGCCGACTTCAACAAGGACCACAGGGTGTCCCTGGCCGAGGCCAAGTCAGTGTGGGCCCTGCTGCAGCGGAATGAGTTCTTGCTGCTGCTGTCCCTGCAGGAGAAGGAGCACGCCTCCCGGCTGCTGGGCTACTGCGGGGACCTGTACCTCACCGAGGGGGTCCCGCACAGCTCCTGGCCCGGGGCCGTGCTCCCGCCCCTGCTGCGCCCGCTGCTGCCACCCGCCCTGCACGGCGCCCTGCAGCAGTGGCTGGGGCCCGCGTGGCCCCGGCGCGCCAAGATTGCCGTCGGCCTGCTGGAGTTCGTGGAGGAGCTGTTCCACGGCGCCTACGGGACCTTCTACATGTGCGAGACCACGCTAGCCAACGTGGGCTACACAGCCACGTACGACTTCAGGATGGCTGACCTGCAGCAGGTGGCGCCTGAGGCCACCGTGCGCCGCTTCCTGCGGGGCCGCCACTGCGAGCACAGCTCGGACTGCACCTACGGGCGCGACTGCAGGGCGCCCTGCGACACGCTCCTGCGGCAGTGCAAGGGCGACCTGGTGCAGCCCAACCTGGCCAAGGTGTGCGAGCTGCTGCAGGACTACCTGCTGCCCGGCGCCCCCGCCGGCCTGCGCGCCGCGCTGGGCAAGCAGCTGCGCACATGCACCACGCTGAGCGGGCTGGCCAGCCAGGTGGAGGCGCACCATTCGCTGGTGCTCAGCCACCTCAAGACCCTGCTCTGGAAGGAGATCTCCAACACCAAGTACACCTGA
- the DIPK1B gene encoding divergent protein kinase domain 1B isoform X2, with translation MAALLLLSQSQKQLRGPSGARATAPPVTVPSRDDGPACDNPAAQGCGLGARAGGASAPSPFSPGRGAGRGAVGWRRGRSHLPPAPRLAAAPPALPPSLPPSSPLPPPPPPSLPAARPRTATLAATRPLPPLLPAPTPRASPPRPLPAPPLRARPPGRQRRALRRGRGAGRRRGGRCGPARGAEAEPNRAEPGRCTARAHHAAAAAPGAPGALLPLLQGPAGIHPPTRSRRHDSPPPPAGTGLTPSPPASPAQCDQYRKGIISGSICQDLCHLHQVEWRTCLSSVPGQQGKEVTIKCGIEESLDSKAGADAAPRRELVLFDKPTRGTSIKEFQEMTLSFLKANLGDLPSLPALAAQVLLMADFNKDHRVSLAEAKSVWALLQRNEFLLLLSLQEKEHASRLLGYCGDLYLTEGVPHSSWPGAVLPPLLRPLLPPALHGALQQWLGPAWPRRAKIAVGLLEFVEELFHGAYGTFYMCETTLANVGYTATYDFRMADLQQVAPEATVRRFLRGRHCEHSSDCTYGRDCRAPCDTLLRQCKGDLVQPNLAKVCELLQDYLLPGAPAGLRAALGKQLRTCTTLSGLASQVEAHHSLVLSHLKTLLWKEISNTKYT, from the exons ATGGCAGCTCTGCTCTTGCTCTCCCAAAGCCAGAAGCAACTCCGAGGGCCTTCAG GGGCCCGCGCGACAGCCCCGCCCGTGACAGTCCCCTCCCGTGACGACGGCCCCGCCTGTGACAACCCCGCCGCTCAAGGGTGCGGGCTGGGGGCGCGGGCGGGCGGGGCCTCGGCgccctcccctttctctccagggcggggcgcggggaggggggcggtgggGTGGAGGCGGGGCCGCAGTCACCTCCCACCAGCACCGCGGCTCGCCGCCGCGCCCccggccctccctccctccctccctccctcctcccccctcccccctcctccccctccctccctccccgccgcgcGCCCCCGCACCGCCACCCTCGCGGCCACGCGCCCTCTCCCgcctctgctccctgcccccaccccgcgCGCGTCCCCGCCGCGCCCCCTCCCCGCGCCTCCCCTCCGCGCGCGCCCGCCCGGCCGTCAGAGGCGAGCGCTCCGGCGCGGACGCGGGGCGGGGAGGAGGCGCGGCGGCCGTTGCGGGCCGGCCCGCGGGGCTGAGGCCGAGCCGAACCGAGCCGAGCCGGGCCGGTGCACGGCCCGCGCCCACCATGCGGCGGCTGCGGCGCCTGGCGCACCTGGTGCTCTTCTGCCCCTTCTCCAAGGGCCTGCAG GAATTCACCCCCCCACTCGATCCAGACGCCAcgactcccccccaccccctgcagggaCGGGCCTGACTCCATCCCCTCCGGCCTCACCTGCTCAG TGTGACCAGTACCGCAAGGGCATCATCTCGGGCTCCATCTGCCAGGACCTGTGCCATCTGCACCAGGTGGAGTGGAGGACCTGCCTCTCCTCTGTCCCGGGCCAGCAG GGCAAGGAGGTGACCATCAAGTGTGGCATCGAGGAGAGCCTGGACTCGAAGGCGGGGGCAGACGCGGCCCCCCGGCGGGAGCTGGTCCTCTTTGACAAGCCCACCCGCGGCACCTCGATTAAGGAGTTCCAGGAGATGACCCTCAGCTTTCTCAAG GCAAACCTGGGAGACCTGCCCTCTCTGCCCGCGCTGGCCGCACAGGTCCTGCTCATGGCCGACTTCAACAAGGACCACAGGGTGTCCCTGGCCGAGGCCAAGTCAGTGTGGGCCCTGCTGCAGCGGAATGAGTTCTTGCTGCTGCTGTCCCTGCAGGAGAAGGAGCACGCCTCCCGGCTGCTGGGCTACTGCGGGGACCTGTACCTCACCGAGGGGGTCCCGCACAGCTCCTGGCCCGGGGCCGTGCTCCCGCCCCTGCTGCGCCCGCTGCTGCCACCCGCCCTGCACGGCGCCCTGCAGCAGTGGCTGGGGCCCGCGTGGCCCCGGCGCGCCAAGATTGCCGTCGGCCTGCTGGAGTTCGTGGAGGAGCTGTTCCACGGCGCCTACGGGACCTTCTACATGTGCGAGACCACGCTAGCCAACGTGGGCTACACAGCCACGTACGACTTCAGGATGGCTGACCTGCAGCAGGTGGCGCCTGAGGCCACCGTGCGCCGCTTCCTGCGGGGCCGCCACTGCGAGCACAGCTCGGACTGCACCTACGGGCGCGACTGCAGGGCGCCCTGCGACACGCTCCTGCGGCAGTGCAAGGGCGACCTGGTGCAGCCCAACCTGGCCAAGGTGTGCGAGCTGCTGCAGGACTACCTGCTGCCCGGCGCCCCCGCCGGCCTGCGCGCCGCGCTGGGCAAGCAGCTGCGCACATGCACCACGCTGAGCGGGCTGGCCAGCCAGGTGGAGGCGCACCATTCGCTGGTGCTCAGCCACCTCAAGACCCTGCTCTGGAAGGAGATCTCCAACACCAAGTACACCTGA
- the DIPK1B gene encoding divergent protein kinase domain 1B isoform X3 produces the protein MIQATPTTSVPSRTPAPGRKETALIRAQATVFPSVEKGGSQGRLPGLRVKYVFLVWLGVFAGSWLAYVHYSSYAELCRGHICQVVICDQYRKGIISGSICQDLCHLHQVEWRTCLSSVPGQQVYSGLWQGKEVTIKCGIEESLDSKAGADAAPRRELVLFDKPTRGTSIKEFQEMTLSFLKANLGDLPSLPALAAQVLLMADFNKDHRVSLAEAKSVWALLQRNEFLLLLSLQEKEHASRLLGYCGDLYLTEGVPHSSWPGAVLPPLLRPLLPPALHGALQQWLGPAWPRRAKIAVGLLEFVEELFHGAYGTFYMCETTLANVGYTATYDFRMADLQQVAPEATVRRFLRGRHCEHSSDCTYGRDCRAPCDTLLRQCKGDLVQPNLAKVCELLQDYLLPGAPAGLRAALGKQLRTCTTLSGLASQVEAHHSLVLSHLKTLLWKEISNTKYT, from the exons ATGATCCAGGCCACACCTACGACCTCAGTGCCCTCCAGGACCCCAGCCCCTGGGCGGAAGGAGACAGCCCTGATCAGAGCCCAGGCCACCGTGTTCCCCTCTGTGGAGAAGGGTGGGAGCCAG GGCCGGCTCCCGGGCCTCAGGGTCAAGTACGTCTTCCTGGTCTGGCTGGGCGTCTTCGCGGGCAGCTGGCTGGCCTACGTTCACTACTCGTCCTACGCTGAGCTCTGCCGCGGGCATATCTGCCAGGTGGTCATC TGTGACCAGTACCGCAAGGGCATCATCTCGGGCTCCATCTGCCAGGACCTGTGCCATCTGCACCAGGTGGAGTGGAGGACCTGCCTCTCCTCTGTCCCGGGCCAGCAG GTGTACAGCGGGCTCTGGCAGGGCAAGGAGGTGACCATCAAGTGTGGCATCGAGGAGAGCCTGGACTCGAAGGCGGGGGCAGACGCGGCCCCCCGGCGGGAGCTGGTCCTCTTTGACAAGCCCACCCGCGGCACCTCGATTAAGGAGTTCCAGGAGATGACCCTCAGCTTTCTCAAG GCAAACCTGGGAGACCTGCCCTCTCTGCCCGCGCTGGCCGCACAGGTCCTGCTCATGGCCGACTTCAACAAGGACCACAGGGTGTCCCTGGCCGAGGCCAAGTCAGTGTGGGCCCTGCTGCAGCGGAATGAGTTCTTGCTGCTGCTGTCCCTGCAGGAGAAGGAGCACGCCTCCCGGCTGCTGGGCTACTGCGGGGACCTGTACCTCACCGAGGGGGTCCCGCACAGCTCCTGGCCCGGGGCCGTGCTCCCGCCCCTGCTGCGCCCGCTGCTGCCACCCGCCCTGCACGGCGCCCTGCAGCAGTGGCTGGGGCCCGCGTGGCCCCGGCGCGCCAAGATTGCCGTCGGCCTGCTGGAGTTCGTGGAGGAGCTGTTCCACGGCGCCTACGGGACCTTCTACATGTGCGAGACCACGCTAGCCAACGTGGGCTACACAGCCACGTACGACTTCAGGATGGCTGACCTGCAGCAGGTGGCGCCTGAGGCCACCGTGCGCCGCTTCCTGCGGGGCCGCCACTGCGAGCACAGCTCGGACTGCACCTACGGGCGCGACTGCAGGGCGCCCTGCGACACGCTCCTGCGGCAGTGCAAGGGCGACCTGGTGCAGCCCAACCTGGCCAAGGTGTGCGAGCTGCTGCAGGACTACCTGCTGCCCGGCGCCCCCGCCGGCCTGCGCGCCGCGCTGGGCAAGCAGCTGCGCACATGCACCACGCTGAGCGGGCTGGCCAGCCAGGTGGAGGCGCACCATTCGCTGGTGCTCAGCCACCTCAAGACCCTGCTCTGGAAGGAGATCTCCAACACCAAGTACACCTGA